GATCCGTTCCGGCCGCGGCATCGTATCGAGCCAGAATCGCATCGCCGCCGAAGCGGGTGCGCAGGTGCTCGCCTCGGGTGGCAACGCGATCGACGCGGCCGTCGCAACCGGCTTCGCCTTGGCCGCATGCGAGCCCTGGAACAGCGGGCTGGGCGGCGTCGGCTACATGCTGATCGCGCTGAAGGGCGCCGAGCATGTGCAGGTGATCGATTTTTCGCCCATCTCGCCGCGCCGGCTCGATCCGGCCGATTTTCCGCTCACCGGCGGCACCAAGCAGGAGCTGTTCACCTGGCCTGAGGTCGTCGACGATCGCAACGTGCACGGTCCGATGTCGATCGCCGTTCCGGGCCAGGTCGACGGCATGGGCCTCGCGCTCGAGCGCTTCGGTACCAAGAGCTGGATGGAAGTCCTGTCGCCGGCGATCCGGATCGCCGAGCAGGGCATGGCTGTCGATTGGTACCTGACGCTCAAGGTCGCGACCATGGCGCGCGAGCTGGAGCGCTATCCGTCGACTCGTGCCGTCTGGCTGCCCGATGGGTTTCCACCCGTCACGCCGGTCGGAAGTCCGCTCACGCGCCTTTGCCTCACTGGACTGGCCGAGACGCTGAAGCAGCTGGCGCGAGCCGGCCGGCGCGATTTCTACGAAGGCGCCCTGGCCCGCGCGCTGGTGGCCGACTTCAAAGCGCTCGGCGCCATTGTCGATGCGGACGATCTGGCCACGTATCGTGCGCAGCTCGCGGCGCCGACAGCGTCGATGTACCGGGGCGCGGAGGTGTCGGCTGCGCCGCGCCTCACCGCGGGACCGAGCATGCAACGCGTGCTGGAGGGCTTGTCGCGCCACCGTTTCAGCGGCAAGTCGCCGGACGGCGACGCCTTCGTGGCCTATGCACGCGAGCTACGGGCCGCGTTCGAAGATCGGCTCAGCAACATGGGCGACAGGGCCGATCCGCGTGAGCCTGGCTGCACATCGCACTTCAACGTCGTCGACCGCGATGGCAACATGGTGGCGGTTACGCAAACCCTGCTCTCGGTGTTCGGCTCGCGGCTGGTGTTGCCGTCCACCGGGATCGTTATGAACAACGGCATCTTCTGGTTCGATCCGCGGCCCGGCGTGCCGAATTCGATAGCACCGGCAAAACGTCCGCTCACCAACATGTGTCCGGTCCTGGTGCGCAAGCAGGGCCGGAATGCGTTTGCGCTCGGCGGCTCGGGCGGGCGCAAGATCTTCCCGGCCGTGCTTCAGCTCACTTCAATGCTGTTGGACTACGGCATGGCGCTGGATGTGGCCTGGCATACGCCGCGTATCGATGCCAGCGGCGGCGATACGGTAGGCATCGATCCCCGGCTCGCGCCCGACGCGCGGGCGGCGCTCGAGCGCGAATTCCAGTTGAGCGAAACCGAGCTCGTGGTCTATCCCACCAACTTCGCGTGTCCGAGCGCAGTGGCACGCGACTGGGACAGCGGCGAGAACTGCGGCATCAGCGATGTCATGTCGCCGTGGTCGGGCGCGGTTTCCGAGGAGATGGTATGACAGCAGGTCGAGAGGGTCGGATGATCAACGCCGCGATCGTCGGCCTGGGCGGCTGGGGCCGCAACCTGGTCGAGCACGTTCAGGGCA
The Betaproteobacteria bacterium genome window above contains:
- a CDS encoding gamma-glutamyltransferase, which gives rise to MHRVQNWQVSKPLIRSGRGIVSSQNRIAAEAGAQVLASGGNAIDAAVATGFALAACEPWNSGLGGVGYMLIALKGAEHVQVIDFSPISPRRLDPADFPLTGGTKQELFTWPEVVDDRNVHGPMSIAVPGQVDGMGLALERFGTKSWMEVLSPAIRIAEQGMAVDWYLTLKVATMARELERYPSTRAVWLPDGFPPVTPVGSPLTRLCLTGLAETLKQLARAGRRDFYEGALARALVADFKALGAIVDADDLATYRAQLAAPTASMYRGAEVSAAPRLTAGPSMQRVLEGLSRHRFSGKSPDGDAFVAYARELRAAFEDRLSNMGDRADPREPGCTSHFNVVDRDGNMVAVTQTLLSVFGSRLVLPSTGIVMNNGIFWFDPRPGVPNSIAPAKRPLTNMCPVLVRKQGRNAFALGGSGGRKIFPAVLQLTSMLLDYGMALDVAWHTPRIDASGGDTVGIDPRLAPDARAALEREFQLSETELVVYPTNFACPSAVARDWDSGENCGISDVMSPWSGAVSEEMV